In the Apteryx mantelli isolate bAptMan1 chromosome 1, bAptMan1.hap1, whole genome shotgun sequence genome, one interval contains:
- the ECRG4 gene encoding augurin, whose product MGEPRPAAHFAAMPPPWPRGALPCAALLLLLLLCAAPDGSRGNKLKLMLQKQEAPVAIKPEVSVRENKAKEFLSILKRQKRQLWDRTQPDVQQWYQQFLYLGFDEVKFEDDISYWTSLGRQGNEYYGGYYQHHYDEDSPIGPRNPHTFRHGAGVNYDDY is encoded by the exons ATGGGGGAgccgcgtcccgccgcgcacTTCGCCGCCATGCCGCCGCCGTGGCCCCGCGGGGCCCTGCCCTGCGCcgccctcctgctgctgctgctgctctgcgcgGCGCCCG ATGGTTCAAGAGGAAATAAGCTTAAACTGATGCTTCAAAAACAAGAAG CCCCTGTTGCCATTAAGCCTGAGGTGTCAGTGAGAGAAAACAAGGCCAAAGAGTTCTTAAGCATCTTGAAACGCCAGAAGCGCCAGCTATGGGACAGAACTCAACCTGATGTGCAACAGTGGTACCAGCAGTTTCTGTACTTGGGATTTGATGAAGTG aaatttgAAGACGACATCTCCTACTGGACAAGCTTAGGCCGGCAGGGTAATGAATACTATGGTGGATATTACCAACACCACTATGATGAAGATTCACCAATTGGCCCACGAAATCCACATACCTTCAGGCATGGAGCAGGTGTCAACTATGATGATTACTAA